From the genome of Fundulus heteroclitus isolate FHET01 chromosome 7, MU-UCD_Fhet_4.1, whole genome shotgun sequence, one region includes:
- the LOC105918069 gene encoding dehydrogenase/reductase SDR family member 13 — protein MCSILLLLGLVVLAYIFRQVVVIGKSCKSNAKLHGKTVIVTGSNTGIGKATATDLAKRGARVILACRSKQRGEAALEDIKRESGSTQVVFMQLDLGSLRSVRSFAENFLKSEPRLDILINNAGLYMMGRTEDGFGMMFGVNHLGHFLLTNLLLDRLKECGPSRVVNVSSTAHNWGRIDFDCLNTHKALREGTSLVESLGVYADSKLCNVLFTHELAKRLQGTKVTCYSLHPGGIKTELARNANSILQITVKNLGRFFFKNPEQGSQTTLHCALQEGIEHLSGRYFSNCTARNVFAKARDDAAAKKLWEISERFCGI, from the exons ATGTGTTCCATTCTCCTGCTGCTGGGACTTGTCGTCCTTGCTTACATTTTCCGTCAGGTTGTAGTTATAGGAAAGAGCTGCAAGAGCAATGCAAAGCTGCATGGGAAAACCGTGATCGTTACTG GCAGCAACACTGGCATAGGGAAGGCCACAGCCACAGATCTAGCTAAGAGAGGAGCCAGAGTGATTCTGGCCTGTCGCAGCAAGCAGAGAGGAGAAGCTGCTCTCGAGGACATCAAGAGA GAGAGCGGCAGTACTCAGGTGGTCTTCATGCAGCTGGACCTGGGAAGCCTCAGGTCCGTCCGCAGCTTTGCAGAGAACTTCCTGAAGTCTGAACCCAGACTGGACATCTTGATCAACAATGCAG GTCTCTACATGATGGGTCGAACAGAGGACGGATTTGGGATGATGTTTGGTGTCAACCATCTCGGTCACTTCCTGTTAACTAACTTGTTGCTGGACCGGCTGAAGGAGTGCGGGCCAAGCAGGGTAGTAAATGTGTCATCGACGGCACACAACTGGGGAAGAATTGATTTTGACTGCCTGAACACCCACAAAGCTCTGAGGGAAGGGACGTCTTTAGTAGAAAGCTTAGGAGTGTACGCTGATAGTAAGCTGTGTAACGTTCTCTTCACTCATGAGCTGGCCAAGAGACTGCAGGGAACCAAGGTCACTTGCTACTCCCTCCACCCAG GTGGCATCAAGACTGAGCTGGCCAGGAACGCAAACTCAATCCTTCAAATTACTGTAAAGAACCTTGGAAGATTTTTCTTCAAGAACCCGGAGCAGGGAAGCCAAACCACTCtgcactgcgccctgcaggaggGCATTGAACACCTCAGTGGGCGTTATTTCTCCAACTGCACCGCGAGAAACGTCTTTGCCAAGGCCAGGGATGATGCTGCCGCAAAGAAGCTGTGGGAGATCAGCGAGAGGTTCTGTGGCATCTAA